AAACATCCATCATTTCTAAAAAAGACATATGCTCTGAAATATCAGTTACTTTATAATCGACCATTTGACCCTTTGCTTTCGAGTCTTTTTGTCTCCAAATTTTAAGTGTTAGATTCATATTTTTTAGTTGTTGGTTGTTGGCTGTTGGTTGTTAGCTGTTATATGTGGATGTTAAATTTTTCATCTAAAAACTTTTAACCCATTAACTATCAACCACAAACCATCAACTATTTATAACTACGTTGTTTTAGTTCTATATCTTTAAACTCTAATATTTCTTTATGCAAAATCGCATCAGCTGGTTCTCCTTTGTATTCCCAAGCAGCTACATAAGCGTAATCTTTATCGTTACGTTTTGCCTCACCTTTTTGTTCGCCGTCTAATTCAACGGACTCTTCTCTAAAATGACCTCCACAAGATTCGTTTCTATTAAGTGCATCTTTAGCAAATAGCTCGCCTAACTCAAGAAAATCTGCTACACGACCTGCTTTTTCTAACTCAGGATTCATTTCGTTAGCAGAACCTGGTACTTTAACATTTTTCCAGAAATCTTCGCGTAATGCTTTTATTTCTACCATGGCTTCTTTTAAACCTTGCTCGTTACGAGACATTCCACATTTATCCCACATGATTTTACCTAATTTTTTGTGGTAATAATCTACTGAATGCGTTCCTTTATTATTGATGAAGAAATTGATTCTATCTGTTACTTCTTTTTCAGCTTCGTCAAACTCTGGCGTATTGGTTGGAATTTTACCTGTTCTAATTTCTTTAGAAAGATAATCGCCAATGGTATAAGGCAATACAAAATAACCATCTGCCAACCCTTGCATCAGCGCCGAAGCTCCAAGTCTATTTGCTCCATGGTCTGAGAAGTTAGCTTCACCGATACAGTATAAGCCATCAACCGAAGTCATTAAGTTATAATCAACCCAAATTCCTCCCATGGTGTAGTGTGTTGCAGGGTAAATCATCATAGGTGTTTTGTATGGATCTTCATCTACAATTTTCTCATACATTTGGAATAAGTTTCCGTATTTCTCTTCTACAATCGCTTGACCTAATTCGTATATTTTAGCATCCGATGGATTTTCTATATTCTGAATTTTAGCTTGCGTTTTCCCATAGCGTGTAATTGCTGAAGCAAAATCTAAAAACACCGCTTCACCGGTAGCATTCACTCCAAAACCAGCATCACAACGTTCTTTAGCAGCACGAGAAGCCACATCACGAGGCACTAAATTACCAAACGCTGGGTAACGGCGCTCTAGGAAATAATCTCTGTTTTCTTCAGCGATATCGGTTGGTTTTATTTTGCGCTGTTGCAGTGCTTTAGCATCTTCAATATTCTTTGGTACCCAAATACGCCCGTCGTTACGCAACGATTCGGACATTAAGGTTAATTTAGATTGATAGTCACCAGAACGCGGAATACATGTTGGGTGAATTTGAGTGAAGCAAGGATTTGCGAAATACGCGCCTTTTTTATGAATTTTCCAAGCAGCAGTTGCGTTACTTCCCATAGCATTGGTTGACAAGAAATATACATTTCCGTAACCACCGGAAGCAATAACCACAGCATGTGCGGAATGACGCTCTATTTCACCTGTAATTAAATTACGGGCAATAATACCTCGTGCTTTCCCATCAACCTTAACAACATCAAGCATTTCGTGGCGGTTGAACATTTCAATTTTACCACGTGCAATTTGACGGTTCATTGCTGAATAAGCTCCTAATAATAATTGCTGACCTGTTTGTCCTTTAGCATAAAAAGTTCTAGAAACCAAAACGCCTCCAAACGAACGGTTGTCTAACAATCCACCATAATCACGGGCAAAAGGAACTCCTTGTGCCACACATTGGTCAATAATATTTGCTGATACCTCAGCTAAACGGTACACGTTAGCTTCACGGGAACGGTAATCACCTCCCTTTACAGTATCGTAAAATAATCTATATGTTGAATCGCCATCACCTTGGTAGTTCTTGGCAGCATTAATTCCACCTTGTGCCGCAATAGAGTGTGCTCTACGAGGTGAATCTTGATAAGCAAATGCTTTTACATTATAACCTAACTCTGCTAAAGTAGCTGCTGCTGAACCTCCTGCTAACCCTGTTCCAACAACGATAACATCAATATGACGCTTATTAGCCGGATTTACTAAATTGATATGATTTTTATAATCTGTCCATTTATCTTGAATTGGACCATGTGGTATTTTTGAATCTAATGCCATTTTTCTAAGATTAATGGTTAAAATAATGATACAAAGCAATAAATATAAATCCTAATGGAATTAAAATAGCATATGCTTTACCAAAACTTTGTAATCTCTTTTTTCTTATTGTAGAAACTCCCATAGATTGGAATGCTGACGCAAAGCCATGTAACAAATGCAATGCTAAAAACACAAACGCTATTACATAAGCACCAACTCTAATTGGGCTTACAAACTTTTCTTGTAGCTCATGGAAATATCGGTAACCATCAACAAGGTCATGTCCCCCAGACCAATCACCTTTAATATATTTGGCATTAATTTCTGGAAACCAAAAATCGATAAAGTGCAAGACGATAAATGCCAAAATAGCAACACCAGTGTAAATCATGTTTCGACTCATCCACGTGGAGTTAGCTGCACCATTGTTTTTCACATAAGCAATATGTCTTGCTTTATTGTTTCTTATTTCCAAGATAAAACCCATAACAAAATGGAATATAACGCCAAAAATTAATATGGGTTGCATCACAAATTGAATTAACCAATTAGTTCCCATATAGTGAGAGACCTCATTAAAGAGATTGCCACTAAAAACAGATAAAAGATTAATTGCAAGATGTTGAAGTAAGAAAAACATGAGGAAGAAAGCTGAAAGCGCCATGGCTACTTTTCTTCCGATTGAAGATTTAAAAAATCCGCTCATTATTTAATTTGTTAAGTATAGTTCGCAAAGGTAATTTACAATAAATTCATAGGCAAAAAGTTGAGCTGTAAAATTCTAATTTAGAACAATTATAAGTAATAATACTTAGTTTTTAAAAACAATTCGGAATTGTTATTTTTAAACACCAAAAAAAAGCAATAAAATAAAAATACTTTTATGTTTTTGAAAATTTCATAACAAAAGTAGTGCTTCAAAAATTAAAAATTGAACTTTCATGCCCATTAAAAACTATTTTCTAACAAAAATAAACTTACTCTATAAGTATTTTTTTAGTAATTTCTGCTCTTTCGGAAAGAATCTTAACAAAATACAAGCCTTTTGAAACACCAAGTAAGTTAATGGTTTGTGTTTTTGATGCATTAGTCATATCGTGCTGAGATATTAGCCTACCCCTAACATCATATACAACTATCTTATCTAAATTAATGAGTGATGTATTTTTTATATAAAATTGCCCACTTGTTGGGTTGGGATACATATTAATCGCCGCATTTAACTCTTCTTCTTCAATACCCAAAGAACAAGGGTGGTTAGTCATTAAAGGCTGTGTACATACCATGGAACCCGTACTTCTTACCTGAATGGCATTTGCAACTGTAATATTTCTAGTACCCAAAACTCTTTGCTCTTCAGAATTTGAAAGTGCATAGTTCATAACATCATTTGTATCATTAACATGAGCTAATTGATGTCCATGACCTAACTCGTGAAGCGCCACACTTTCAAAGTCATATTGAGAAATTCCTGTTGAATTGGTAGCAGAACTAAAATTCCAGTTAATTGCGTCATCAAAAACAAGATCTAATTCTGATACAAACCAATTAAATGTTGAGCCAGATGAACAACCACCATAGTGAGATGTACACTGACCTAAAACATCTGCTTCTAACTCATCACCATTATCAAACCTAATAACATTTACATCATCTTGTGAAGCAACATCTACTGTAGTCGTAGCTCCTACTACCCAATTAATACCTGTTTCACATCGCCATGTTTCAAAAGCCCTTAAAAAGGCGGCTTTGGCATTGACATTGGCATCGAAATCTGTAAACATACGCCATGTGTAACCTCCAGCAGCGTCATCATTAATATGCTGGGTCCTGTAAGCATATAAAGGAAGTGCCCCGTTGTCACCACCTGTACTTGTCTCATCATCAGCATCGTAATATACATTTGATTCAGAATACGTAATTGTTAAACTATTAGTTGAAGTTGCCGAAGCATTGGTATTATCTGTAATTCTAATTTGCCCTGTTCCTGCTTCAGAAGGAATTTCAACTGTAATTTGTGTGTCAGACCAAGTGAGCACTTGTGTACCTATAGCTTCAATAAAAGTAGCACCTCCATCATCGGCATTACTAAATAACACTTTGCCTTTGGTTGTACCAAAACCAGTCCCATTAATGGTAAGCACCGTTTTGGTTCCTGCAGTGGCCGTTGTTGGATTAAAAGTTATGGAGCCTGGAGCCGCTAATGCACTTTTGTTTAAACTAGTTTGTTTTTTAGAACTGTCAAAATCAGCAACTTCAATATAAGCTGTATTGGTATGACTCATAATTTCATTATAAAAAGAAGTTGCTATGCCTTTCTTTTTATTGAAAGGATTAATAGCTTCGTCGCTATATAAGTTATATTTATAAAAACCTTGTAATGAGCCATAAGGTTTAAATTGCTTTATTGAAGATTTATTTAAAACATTTGATTTAATATTATTATCATATAGCATAAATATTCCAATATCATCAGTATGCAATTTCAAACTTGGGGTAACAACTTCAGCAGATAAACCAACTGTTCCTCCTTTGGTTATAACCTCAATGGTTTCATACATACCTCCTTTAAAAACTTTATATACTTGTATTTTATTTGCTGTGTAAATATTCTTTTTTTCGGCATCCCAAAATGATTTTTTTGAAATAACCTTTCCTTCTACCACCAAACTTGAATTTTCAATTTGCTTTTTTAATGAAGCCTCTTTAAGTAAGATTTGTGCAGGTATGCTACATGGAACAAACACCATCAATAACAAAACCACTTTTATATGTATTATAATTTTTTTCATAATGTTAACCGTTTTAGTGATTTCGAGATGGGGCAGTATCAAATATAGCAAATTATTACATATGATTTGTTTAGTTTTGTTACTTTTAGTATCCTTAATATTTACATAACATCCATTTAAAGACACTAAAAGCTGCGTCTTACATAATTGATTTACAACGAATTTAAAAACAAACACATGAAATATTTACCAATAGATTCTTCACTTTTTATTAATAACAGAAAAAACTTTACTGCCAAAATGAAACCTAGCAGTTTAGCTGTTTTTAACTCAAACGACATCTACCCTATAAGTGCCGATAGTACGATGCCTTTTCAACAACATCGTGATATTTTTTATTTAAGTGGTGTAGACCAGGAAGAAAGCATTTTGGTATTGTTTCCCGATTGCCCTAAAGAAAAACATCGCGAAATTTTATTTTTAAAAGAAACCAATGCCCATATTGCTATCTGGGAAGGTGAAAAACTTACCAAAGAAAAAGCTTTTGAAACCAGCGGTATTAAAACAGTGTATTGGCTTCAAGACATGGAAAAGATCATGTTTGAACTCATGACACAATGTGACACGGTTTACATAAACACCAACGAACATTATAGAGCCAATGTTGAAACCGAAACCCGTGAAGACCGCTATACCAAATGGTTAAAAGAGAAATATCCAGCGCACAGTGTCGCTAAAAGCGCCCCCATTTTACAACGTCTTCGTTCAGTTAAAAGTCAAATTGAAATCAATTTAATCCAACAAGCGTGTAACATTACCGAAAAAGGATTCCGTAGAATTTTAAACTTTGTAAAACCAGACGTTTGGGAATATGAAATTGAAGCTGAACTAATGCACGAGTTTTTGCTTAACCGTTCTAAAGGATTTGCCTACACACCCATTATCGCTTCTGGAAATAATGCCAACGTATTGCATTATATCGAAAACAACAAACAATGTAAAGCAGGTGATTTAATTTTATTCGATACTGCTGCAGAGTATGCTAATTATTCAAGTGATTTAAGTAGAACCATTCCTGTTTCCGGGAAATATTCCGTGAGACAAAAAGCGGTTTACAATGCTGTTTTAAGAGTAAAAAATGAAGCCACAAAATTATTAACTCCCGGAACTATTTGGGCAGATTACCATCTGGAAGTTGGTAAAATAATGACTTCTGAATTGCTAGGTTTAGGTTTATTGGACAAAGCCGATATACAAAATGAAAACCCGGATTGGCCTGCTTACAAAA
This genomic window from Mariniflexile sp. TRM1-10 contains:
- a CDS encoding fumarate reductase/succinate dehydrogenase flavoprotein subunit; the protein is MALDSKIPHGPIQDKWTDYKNHINLVNPANKRHIDVIVVGTGLAGGSAAATLAELGYNVKAFAYQDSPRRAHSIAAQGGINAAKNYQGDGDSTYRLFYDTVKGGDYRSREANVYRLAEVSANIIDQCVAQGVPFARDYGGLLDNRSFGGVLVSRTFYAKGQTGQQLLLGAYSAMNRQIARGKIEMFNRHEMLDVVKVDGKARGIIARNLITGEIERHSAHAVVIASGGYGNVYFLSTNAMGSNATAAWKIHKKGAYFANPCFTQIHPTCIPRSGDYQSKLTLMSESLRNDGRIWVPKNIEDAKALQQRKIKPTDIAEENRDYFLERRYPAFGNLVPRDVASRAAKERCDAGFGVNATGEAVFLDFASAITRYGKTQAKIQNIENPSDAKIYELGQAIVEEKYGNLFQMYEKIVDEDPYKTPMMIYPATHYTMGGIWVDYNLMTSVDGLYCIGEANFSDHGANRLGASALMQGLADGYFVLPYTIGDYLSKEIRTGKIPTNTPEFDEAEKEVTDRINFFINNKGTHSVDYYHKKLGKIMWDKCGMSRNEQGLKEAMVEIKALREDFWKNVKVPGSANEMNPELEKAGRVADFLELGELFAKDALNRNESCGGHFREESVELDGEQKGEAKRNDKDYAYVAAWEYKGEPADAILHKEILEFKDIELKQRSYK
- a CDS encoding succinate dehydrogenase cytochrome b subunit; this encodes MSGFFKSSIGRKVAMALSAFFLMFFLLQHLAINLLSVFSGNLFNEVSHYMGTNWLIQFVMQPILIFGVIFHFVMGFILEIRNNKARHIAYVKNNGAANSTWMSRNMIYTGVAILAFIVLHFIDFWFPEINAKYIKGDWSGGHDLVDGYRYFHELQEKFVSPIRVGAYVIAFVFLALHLLHGFASAFQSMGVSTIRKKRLQSFGKAYAILIPLGFIFIALYHYFNH
- a CDS encoding T9SS type A sorting domain-containing protein codes for the protein MKKIIIHIKVVLLLMVFVPCSIPAQILLKEASLKKQIENSSLVVEGKVISKKSFWDAEKKNIYTANKIQVYKVFKGGMYETIEVITKGGTVGLSAEVVTPSLKLHTDDIGIFMLYDNNIKSNVLNKSSIKQFKPYGSLQGFYKYNLYSDEAINPFNKKKGIATSFYNEIMSHTNTAYIEVADFDSSKKQTSLNKSALAAPGSITFNPTTATAGTKTVLTINGTGFGTTKGKVLFSNADDGGATFIEAIGTQVLTWSDTQITVEIPSEAGTGQIRITDNTNASATSTNSLTITYSESNVYYDADDETSTGGDNGALPLYAYRTQHINDDAAGGYTWRMFTDFDANVNAKAAFLRAFETWRCETGINWVVGATTTVDVASQDDVNVIRFDNGDELEADVLGQCTSHYGGCSSGSTFNWFVSELDLVFDDAINWNFSSATNSTGISQYDFESVALHELGHGHQLAHVNDTNDVMNYALSNSEEQRVLGTRNITVANAIQVRSTGSMVCTQPLMTNHPCSLGIEEEELNAAINMYPNPTSGQFYIKNTSLINLDKIVVYDVRGRLISQHDMTNASKTQTINLLGVSKGLYFVKILSERAEITKKILIE
- a CDS encoding aminopeptidase P family protein, coding for MKYLPIDSSLFINNRKNFTAKMKPSSLAVFNSNDIYPISADSTMPFQQHRDIFYLSGVDQEESILVLFPDCPKEKHREILFLKETNAHIAIWEGEKLTKEKAFETSGIKTVYWLQDMEKIMFELMTQCDTVYINTNEHYRANVETETREDRYTKWLKEKYPAHSVAKSAPILQRLRSVKSQIEINLIQQACNITEKGFRRILNFVKPDVWEYEIEAELMHEFLLNRSKGFAYTPIIASGNNANVLHYIENNKQCKAGDLILFDTAAEYANYSSDLSRTIPVSGKYSVRQKAVYNAVLRVKNEATKLLTPGTIWADYHLEVGKIMTSELLGLGLLDKADIQNENPDWPAYKKYFMHGTSHHMGLDTHDYGILTEPMQANMVFTVEPGIYIPEEGFGIRLEDDVVIQKSGEPFNLMRNIPIEAEEIEALMNL